The Episyrphus balteatus chromosome 4, idEpiBalt1.1, whole genome shotgun sequence genome includes a window with the following:
- the LOC129919076 gene encoding uncharacterized protein LOC129919076 isoform X2, with protein MADEEVTSQQRNHPPTMSSNEKVSNLLTSWGLPELASKFKFHEIEYRALLCLTEKDICELIPKIGRRAIFRSSLLEWRRKNSHHSNRRSDIQILPSSTLRIASTRAATPTPSNIEEISNTNITVPLTPADTVIKSEQIHSDYESEEISENMQNHNDDMNDDFDEMQTEEDLDDVESLDRPSNEIPERKEKKYCVLLPLPTKKTSSNCHVSVSEILSNSPEGRQIIAYYEVNGGFDYCHRRRLVSVIINEVVRKNRWLVQDDFAKISRDIIQLFPREDITTYYTARNGLKNPKGCLYNKFLNLTRKLRQEARHLGEVKSYKMDY; from the exons ATGGCTGACGAGGAAG ttacCTCCCAACAAAGAAATCATCCCCCTACAATGTCATCAAACGAAAAGGTATCCAACCTTCTTACATCTTGGGGCTTACCAGAACTTGCATCAAAATTCAAAT TTCACGAAATCGAATATCGAGCTCTACTGTGTCTCACTGAAAAGGACATCTGTGAACTCATACCAAAGATTGGGCGTCGAGCAATTTTTCGTTCAAGTCTTTTAGAATGGCGTCGAAAAAATTCACACCACAGTAATAGACGAAGTGACATTCAAATACTACCCTCATCAACACTTCGCATTGCTTCAACCAGAGCTGCTACACCAACACCATCAAAtattgaagaaatttcaaatacaaatataACAGTTCCATTGACACCTGCAGACACTGTTATAAAAAGTGAACAAATACATTCGGATTATGAATCTGAAGAAATCAGTGAAAATATGCAAAATCACAATGACGATATGAATGATGATTTTGACGAAATGCAAACAGAAGAAGATTTAGATGATGTGGAATCATTAGATAGACCATCGAATGAAATACCAGAAAGAAAGGAAAAGAAATATTGTGTTCTTCTTCCACTGCCAACAAAGAAAACTAGCAGTAATTGTCATgtt AGCGTGAGTGAAATTCTTTCCAACTCACCTGAAGGACggcaaattattgcatactacGAAGTTAATGGTGGATTCGATTATTGTCATCGTAGAAGACTTGTTTCGGTGATAATAAATGAAGTTGTCCGGAAGAACAGGTGGTTGGTCCAGGATGACTTTGCAAAGATATCACGGGATATCATTCAATTGTTCCCAAGGGAGGATATA acAACATACTACACAGCAAGAAATGgtcttaaaaatccaaaaggTTGTCTTTACAATAAGTTTTTGAACTTAACACGAAAATTACGACAAGAAG CAAGGCATTTGGGAGAGGTTAAGTCCTATAAGAtggactattaa
- the LOC129919076 gene encoding uncharacterized protein LOC129919076 isoform X1 translates to MADEEVTSQQRNHPPTMSSNEKVSNLLTSWGLPELASKFKFHEIEYRALLCLTEKDICELIPKIGRRAIFRSSLLEWRRKNSHHSNRRSDIQILPSSTLRIASTRAATPTPSNIEEISNTNITVPLTPADTVIKSEQIHSDYESEEISENMQNHNDDMNDDFDEMQTEEDLDDVESLDRPSNEIPERKEKKYCVLLPLPTKKTSSNCHVSVSEILSNSPEGRQIIAYYEVNGGFDYCHRRRLVSVIINEVVRKNRWLVQDDFAKISRDIIQLFPREDITTYYTARNGLKNPKGCLYNKFLNLTRKLRQEGILQYRNNVQLIPERVSARHLGEVKSYKMDY, encoded by the exons ATGGCTGACGAGGAAG ttacCTCCCAACAAAGAAATCATCCCCCTACAATGTCATCAAACGAAAAGGTATCCAACCTTCTTACATCTTGGGGCTTACCAGAACTTGCATCAAAATTCAAAT TTCACGAAATCGAATATCGAGCTCTACTGTGTCTCACTGAAAAGGACATCTGTGAACTCATACCAAAGATTGGGCGTCGAGCAATTTTTCGTTCAAGTCTTTTAGAATGGCGTCGAAAAAATTCACACCACAGTAATAGACGAAGTGACATTCAAATACTACCCTCATCAACACTTCGCATTGCTTCAACCAGAGCTGCTACACCAACACCATCAAAtattgaagaaatttcaaatacaaatataACAGTTCCATTGACACCTGCAGACACTGTTATAAAAAGTGAACAAATACATTCGGATTATGAATCTGAAGAAATCAGTGAAAATATGCAAAATCACAATGACGATATGAATGATGATTTTGACGAAATGCAAACAGAAGAAGATTTAGATGATGTGGAATCATTAGATAGACCATCGAATGAAATACCAGAAAGAAAGGAAAAGAAATATTGTGTTCTTCTTCCACTGCCAACAAAGAAAACTAGCAGTAATTGTCATgtt AGCGTGAGTGAAATTCTTTCCAACTCACCTGAAGGACggcaaattattgcatactacGAAGTTAATGGTGGATTCGATTATTGTCATCGTAGAAGACTTGTTTCGGTGATAATAAATGAAGTTGTCCGGAAGAACAGGTGGTTGGTCCAGGATGACTTTGCAAAGATATCACGGGATATCATTCAATTGTTCCCAAGGGAGGATATA acAACATACTACACAGCAAGAAATGgtcttaaaaatccaaaaggTTGTCTTTACAATAAGTTTTTGAACTTAACACGAAAATTACGACAAGAAGGTATTTTGCAGTATCGTAATAATGTTCAATTGATACCTGAACGTGTTTCAGCAAGGCATTTGGGAGAGGTTAAGTCCTATAAGAtggactattaa